The Quercus lobata isolate SW786 chromosome 9, ValleyOak3.0 Primary Assembly, whole genome shotgun sequence region ATACctatcaaaagaagaagaaaaaaaccttataaaaatatattttaccaaaaaaaaacattataaaaatatacaCTCAATTTTTGTGTGTTGTGGAATTAGGTCATCAAGCCGATTCTACATTAATTCTATTTAAGCTCTATAATTGCTCTCGCTTTTCTTAATCTCAATAATCTCAGCAACAATTCTAGGAGTTTCATGATCAAACATTTGATGGGAATTAAAGATAGAGTGAAAGCATTCTATGATTCTATCATATCCAAatccatttaaatttaaaaagaataaaaggtaatatatatatatatatatatatagagagagagagagagagagagagagagagagagagagagagagaaaaggtaATGTTACggatatattaaaaaatcaatcagAAATGGAAAAAAGTTCCTAATGGTAAATAATGACAGGGACCTAgcattatgattattattttaactTTCCGAAAGCTTTTCTAGTTAGCACAAACAACCAATAATATCCCAAgaatcccataaaaaaataataataataataatatcccAAGAATCGACCACAATATTGCTTTAGTAGGACGACAAGCAATCACCTAAAAGAAAGAAGCCCCAACGGAATCTTGAATTGTTGTTAGCCACACATCATAGCCGTTTCTTTTTGTACTTAAGTCGTGGATAACTGTACAAATCACCATCATGTTAGATATATCAAAACTACTCCGCACATACCTAAgttcactatatatatatatatatatatatatagagagagagagagagagagagagagagagcttaaaTTCAAGTTATAAATTGTGTAATTCTAAGCGATATTACACAATCcaataatttgttattgaatttatattttaaaaatctcaccattagattatatattctatatgttcttaacatcatatatatgaaagttAGCAGATTGAAAATGTCAAATATGAATAATAGAGAAAGAGGGATAggtccaaataaaaaatagtgaacagaacttgttgatgagttatTAATCAATCGCTTTAACATGTTCttctcaacaaacaaaaaaaatcactttaacatGTTATGAAATTGGATGTATCACTGCATTTATTGCCTCATATATAGTCACTCTTTTTTAgctaaacatatatatatatatatatatagtcactTTCAATCAAACCAACTTGTTCAAATTGTGGTCGAATTAAAGGTCGGTAACACACACTTTGAAACAAccctatatataaataataaaagacaaaacTTAGTTACAGTATCTTAGATTCTCTTCTTAAGATTCAGTTATGcggctacttaactaaaataTACACTTCCATCCTATtaaaaaagagtaatgttatagacacaaactattttacaacatttttacaaactactgatgtggcgtaaattcttactagttctaatatggGCCCATCactaatatcatatttttacttacaataattatttgaaaaatactaaaaccacatcagcaatttgtaaaatattgtaaaatagtttatatctGTAATATTACTCATTAGAAAAAATCTACATGGtagaattttaaaagaaaaatctaagaaaCAGCATTTAAgaactgtacctaagttttattcaaaatttataataataaaaaaaagtgaacaaatTTCCTTATAAAGACAttagtttaataaataattttagaaatttttatgtaaactttgttataactttttatattttccaattaaaatcgtatcaattttttttttaaaaaaaataatcgtTAACAAATGCTAACGgatccaaaaataaatactCAAATATTCCAATATAAAGGCCCTTTAAAATCCATTCATACCTCCTCAATAAAATATCTTGATTCTTGACCTTTCTTTTGTCTCCTTTTTCACCCCtactttattatatattatcatAGATAGAGAtaagagaaagtgagaaacaCGGACACAGAGAACGAGAAAGAGAGCTCTACAATCATGGAACTGGAAGCTCAAGGAAACCCCGCCATGAACAAAGTTTTTCTCATACTAAGCTGCATCCTATTATCTATAGGCAATTGTGGCGGCCCTCTAATAATGCGACTTTACTTCATCCATGGCGGAAAAAGAGTTTGGTTCTCAAGTTGGCTTGAAACTGGTGGCTGGCCTATCATTCTCTTCCCTCTCATAATCACATACTTAAACCGCCGAGCCAAACAAGGCACAACCACCAAGCTCTTCTTCATGAAACCACCTTTGCTCATTGCCTCCGCAGTTATAGGAATCATCACAGGCCTTGATGACTATCTCTACGCGTATGGCGTGGCTCGCCTTCCCGTCTCAACTTCTTCTTTAATCATTGCCTCACAGCTTGCTTTCACCGCTGCCTTTGCTTTCCTTTTAGTGAAGCAAAAGTTCACTTCCTATTCCATCAACGCAGTGGTTTTGCTCACCATTGGAGCTGGTGTTTTGGCTTTACATACGAGCAATGATCGTCCTAATGGTGAATCTAATAAGGAGTACTTTGCTGGGTTCTTCATGACACTAGGTGCTTCGGCACTATATGGGTTTGTGTTGCCGTTGGTGGAATTGACCTACAAGAAGGCCAAGCAGGCCATCACTTATTCATTGGTGATGGAGATTCAGATGGTGATGAGTTTGTTTGCAACTCTTTTTTGCACCATAGGGATGCTGATTAACAAAGACTTCCAGGTATGTGATATAATTATAGTTAAATAATggaatttacattttttaatagtttaaaatttagtttaaagttttagaataactgataatttatattaaaaattaaatataaccaTACCAAATCAATATTACTATCTATCTGAAAATCGAATTTAAtttaaagtttataaaaatattattagatgtattataatatattacgttttaagtaaaaagttgaaataaaaatctattaaatAGTATAAACCATGAGTTTAATTTACGGCTTGTGAAATCCAAATTCTTCTGGTATATGTTAGTGTCTCGGCCAGCCCATCTTTGGCCTCTCTAATATCGCTGGCCTAATTATTTTCGTTGACCAATATATTTTTGAGAATGGGAGaaggggttttgttttttttcttcttttcttaaaGTATAGGAGAAGttaattttctatatttttaacgTTGGATTATGTCAGAACTTTCTTTGGCATAATAATTAAGTATTCATCACacttcagcaaaaaaaaatatatatatatatataattaagtaGTCATTTcacgtgtgtatatatatatatatccatcgaagaaataaataaaataataataacaaaaattgtctaataccttttttttaacaaaaattgttttataCGCTTGTCATATGGCTTCAaggagttaatttttttaaatgacaataatatttcaatttacaatgattaaaaattaattttacttatatatacCCTGactaaaatcattaaaaaaaaatttctacacaAACTCCAATCACTACTTTTTGACTTTTTCCAATATTAAAACattgttgaaattttgtgttttacaAGTCCTTTAGAGGTGTTTGATGGGTCAAGATGTTTATATCACATCAATTCAATGAGTTCCCCAAATATGGAAATCACCTCAGCGCCCCCCAAGGTTAGAAAGTCTAAAGTAGAATAATACTTGTGTCAAAATAAACCCAAACAAAATTTAGGTGTTGATCTTTAAACTCTATTCTTAAAATTCagttatgtaatttttttttcttatgagaaggaagtgtatttttaattaagtatagtgacatggttgaattttaagaggaaaaCCTAAAGAACATTATCTAAGTATTGTACTTAAATTTTGCCCataaaacttgtagtttttgttACAACTTGTCTATGTGGTGAGTTGTACGTAGTTGAATAAAAGTGGTTAGTTTACTACTCCATCACTCACAACTTGTCATTTGTACAAATTGTTGCAAAATTGTGAGTTTTATTATGATAGTGTTGTTCTTGATATGTGTGATCAATTGATTGTCACCATtgaataaagggaaaaaaatcatttcataTTCAAATTTCTTCGTAAAGTGTGACAATATTTAGCTTAATCCACCAATATAAAcatgacatgatttttttttttttgctatttaatgTTTAGTCTAATAAATTTATGTCACAGTGATTTGGCTCGAtgcaaattgattaaaaaatgggttaattttgtattttttgtatttcCTACAACCTAAAATAACTCATATCATTATTGGGTTGACCAGTTTTGATACGAACctatttaaattattggaaaaattacactttatcctCCAATTTATGACCCATTTTACACTTACCCTCATAGATGATGAGAATACACACTTTACCCTTCTAAATTATACATCCTTCTACACTTACCTCCCTTATGCTATGAAAATGCACATAGTTTAGGGGGACAAGTATTACCTGAGAAATAGTTTAGGAGGATAAAGTGTGCATTTTCATAATTTAGATGTGCAAGTGTAAAAAAGAGTATAACTTagggggtaaagtgtaattttccctaaTTTATGTAAACAAATGTCacttttattcaataaaattttaaattttatatatggaattaagtaattaaaaaaaatttattagtaatATTGAAAAACTCATCATTGAAAGTATAAAAATTACCTTTTATAAGCGCAAGACGGTCTGATGTGAAGGGTTGCGAAGTTGCATCATGTATGAAAAATGGATCTATAGTT contains the following coding sequences:
- the LOC115959258 gene encoding purine permease 3-like, with the protein product MELEAQGNPAMNKVFLILSCILLSIGNCGGPLIMRLYFIHGGKRVWFSSWLETGGWPIILFPLIITYLNRRAKQGTTTKLFFMKPPLLIASAVIGIITGLDDYLYAYGVARLPVSTSSLIIASQLAFTAAFAFLLVKQKFTSYSINAVVLLTIGAGVLALHTSNDRPNGESNKEYFAGFFMTLGASALYGFVLPLVELTYKKAKQAITYSLVMEIQMVMSLFATLFCTIGMLINKDFQAIPREARAFELGETKYYVVIVWSAIIWQCFFMGAVGIIFCASSLLSGIVIAVLLPMTEILAVIFFREKFQAEKGVALALSLWGFVSYFYGEIKDDKKKKQILIKTQVPQDIPNP